The region GGAAGAACATGAGCATAGAGCAGATCTTGGCAGACCTCAGAACGGCGGTCGAGACCTGGAACGTAAAACTTGCCCAGGACTCGACGAATGCCGCCATCAAAGAGGGTATAAAAGTAAAAGAAATAATAGAAAAAGGCCTCGGAAAAGGAATGGAGACCATAGGAGAAAGATTCGACAAGGCAGAGATATATCTGCCTCAGGTGGTGGCAGCATCCAAAACGATGGAGGCCGCCATAAAGATCCTTGAGCCGCTGATGACGTCAGGCGCGGGGGCGCTCAGGGGAACCGTGATAATGGGTACTGTAGAGGGGGACATCCATGAGATCGGAAAGAACGTGTGCTGTGCGATGCTCAGGGGAGCAGGGTACAATGTGATCGACCTCGGGCCGGACACATCGTCGCAGGCTTTCCTTGACGCAGCGGAGGAGAACAACGCAAAGATAATCGGCGGCTCCGCACTGATGACCACGACGCTTGAGTCGCAGAGGGAGCTGGTAGAGGCCAAGAAAGAGGTTGATGCGCCGTACAAGTGCATCTTCGGCGGCGCACCCTGCACAAAAGCATGGTGCGACGAGATCGGCGCGGACGGATACTCCGCGACGGCAGCCGAGATTATCGAACTCGTGAATGAACTGATGAAGTGATAAAAATGGCAGCGACAAGACCACTCAGTATAGGCGACGTTTACGACAGGTTCGTAAAGGGTAAGAAGGTTCCGGAGAGTGAATGGGACTACAATATCCTCCCTACCAAACTCACCGAACTAAAAGAAAAATACAAACTTAACTTCGGGAACAAATTCATACCGGAGGACAAACAGACGATGAACGACCTTTTCTACGCCGGCATCGAGATGCTGGTGGAAACAGGATACTATTGCGCTGACCTCGGCCGTGTCATGAAGGTCACGGAGGAAGAGGTGTGGGAAGGGATCAAGAAGACCCCTACCAAGCTCATACTCGGAGAGGGCAGGGACATAGCCCGCTTCTACCCCAGGCGCGGGAACAGCCCCGTGAAGCCCATCGTTCAGGGAGGGCCGACGGGATCCCCGGTATCAGAGGACATATTCGTTCAGGTCATGCAGTCGTATGCGCAAGAGGCGACAGTTGACACTCTTGTCAACGGCGTTATGACCACGATAGAGGGGCACCCCGCAAAGACCAACACGCCGTATGAGATCTATGCTATGATGGCAGAGCTCCGCGCCGTAAAAGAGGCGCGCATAAGGGCCGGAAGGCCCGGGATGGGAATATAGGGACCGGAGACGCCGCTGTCCGCAGCGGGACGTCTCGCAGCCGATATGACCAACGCAGGTCTCAGGGTAACGGACGCGCATGAGTGCTCCCAGCTCAATGAGCTCAAGATCGATATGGTGGGCCTCAACATGCTCGCCGGCTGGACAACCAACGGGGACACGATAATGATAGAGCAGATGCCGATATTCGGCGGGTACACCGGCGGCCTCGAGGAGACAGCCATCTGCGACGTCGCGACAACGCTCGGATCCTTCGTACTGTTCAGCGGGAACTTCCACCTGGACGGACCGATCCACATAAGGTGGAACGTGACGACGGCAAAAGAAACCC is a window of Candidatus Methanoplasma cognatum DNA encoding:
- a CDS encoding cobalamin-dependent protein (Presence of a B(12) (cobalamin)-binding domain implies dependence on cobalamin itself, in one of its several forms, or in some unusual lineages, dependence on a cobalamin-like analog.), with product MSIEQILADLRTAVETWNVKLAQDSTNAAIKEGIKVKEIIEKGLGKGMETIGERFDKAEIYLPQVVAASKTMEAAIKILEPLMTSGAGALRGTVIMGTVEGDIHEIGKNVCCAMLRGAGYNVIDLGPDTSSQAFLDAAEENNAKIIGGSALMTTTLESQRELVEAKKEVDAPYKCIFGGAPCTKAWCDEIGADGYSATAAEIIELVNELMK